In Aquimarina sp. TRL1, a single window of DNA contains:
- a CDS encoding ABC transporter ATP-binding protein has translation MSNVIQIRGIIRDFKLGQETVHVLKGIDLDIKHGEYIAIMGPSGSGKSTLMNILGCLDTPTDGTYELNGNDVSKMTDNELADIRNKEIGFVFQTFNLLPRTTALDNVALPMVYAGASKKERAERAGEVLTDVGLADRMDHKPNQLSGGQRQRVAVGRALVNKPSIILADEPTGNLDSKTSVEIMQLFDDIHAAGNTVILVTHEEDIAEHAHRVIRLRDGIIESDIHQK, from the coding sequence ATGAGCAATGTTATACAAATCAGAGGAATCATACGAGATTTTAAACTTGGACAAGAGACTGTTCATGTATTAAAAGGAATTGATTTAGATATTAAACATGGAGAATACATTGCTATTATGGGACCTTCTGGGTCCGGAAAATCCACCCTTATGAATATCCTTGGCTGTCTGGATACTCCTACCGATGGAACATATGAGCTAAATGGTAATGATGTCAGTAAAATGACAGATAATGAACTGGCTGACATCCGGAATAAAGAAATAGGTTTTGTATTTCAAACCTTCAATCTTCTTCCTCGTACTACAGCGCTTGATAATGTTGCCTTACCTATGGTATATGCAGGAGCTTCTAAAAAGGAAAGAGCAGAAAGAGCAGGAGAAGTATTAACCGATGTAGGATTAGCAGATCGAATGGATCACAAGCCGAATCAGTTATCAGGAGGGCAACGACAACGGGTCGCTGTTGGAAGAGCACTGGTCAATAAGCCTTCTATTATCTTAGCAGATGAACCTACTGGAAATCTTGACTCCAAAACCTCTGTAGAAATCATGCAGCTATTTGATGATATTCATGCTGCAGGGAATACAGTAATCCTTGTTACTCATGAAGAAGACATCGCTGAACATGCGCATCGGGTAATTCGCCTTCGAGATGGTATCATAGAAAGCGATATTCATCAAAAATAA
- a CDS encoding TonB-dependent receptor, translating to MKAINQNVFLFLFSLFSLVVFAQPKNEAILGTVKGTVIDSNLKQPIPYATIVVNDSSKKIISGGITTEGGTFVIADIPKGTYTLQVQFIGYTTYTQEIQITKQNSHLNLGTILLKEQVESLDDVTIVAERTTIEQKIDRKVINVGKDLTTTGGSAAEIMNNIPSVNVDQDGNIALRGNENVRILIDGKPTNISASQLLKQIPSSSIKKIELITNPSAKYNPEGMSGIINIVLHKNSNIGFNGNINMGLKVRKNARFNSNIDLNYRSGKINVYGSYGANASKSKNYGFVYKENDNTRQDFLINDNNKSHLLKVGVDYYINDKNTLSVYTNQNIYDGKTNVDTEINFLSAPENNIAQILRNNGDNTSASYNLDFKHDFEKEGHNIELEIDYNDYEGESNDAFSFNNRGGYVDTIDNDRQNTTINLDYVNPLSETTKLELGYEARIRRTDNQYASTFFPSSKYEYDRNIHFLYATYGSTFEKWAYQIGARVESYEVEATLNENKVFEDDYITVYPSAFISYTPGEKNSYQISYSRRVDRPGLNQVNPIREWSTPRITSLGNPSLDPQFTNSIEANYTRRLNKGSITGGVFYRLVNDEISQTLIKNPEVEDGQILTFANFDNNSAYGIELSSNYRPAKWWNFNASFDLYSQTQKGIVDGKQKEVDAAIYSIRMNNNFKVSKDLTFQLFGFYRGDQEGIQFKTKPFYFVNAGARYNIMKGKGTLSFNYNDVFNTMRFRFEGEDPYRQNGAFKAETQTIFVGMSYRFGGGKNRKVSRKRRDDNEKSGGGLL from the coding sequence ATGAAAGCAATCAATCAAAATGTTTTCCTGTTTTTGTTTTCTCTTTTTAGTCTGGTAGTTTTTGCCCAACCTAAAAACGAAGCAATATTAGGAACTGTAAAAGGAACAGTAATCGATAGTAATTTAAAACAACCTATCCCCTACGCTACTATTGTAGTAAACGATAGTTCAAAAAAAATAATCAGTGGAGGTATTACAACTGAAGGAGGAACCTTCGTTATAGCAGATATCCCAAAAGGTACATACACACTACAAGTACAATTTATTGGCTACACTACCTATACTCAGGAGATACAAATTACAAAACAAAACAGTCACCTCAACCTTGGAACGATTCTGTTAAAAGAGCAGGTAGAATCTCTGGATGATGTTACTATTGTAGCAGAACGAACTACTATTGAGCAAAAAATAGATAGAAAAGTAATCAATGTAGGGAAAGATCTAACCACGACAGGAGGAAGTGCTGCAGAAATAATGAATAACATTCCATCTGTCAATGTAGATCAGGATGGTAATATCGCTCTTAGAGGAAATGAAAATGTACGAATTCTTATTGATGGGAAGCCAACCAATATAAGTGCTTCTCAATTATTAAAACAGATTCCATCATCTTCTATCAAAAAAATAGAGCTAATCACTAACCCATCGGCAAAATACAATCCCGAGGGAATGAGTGGAATTATCAATATCGTTCTACACAAAAACAGTAATATTGGTTTTAACGGGAATATTAATATGGGATTAAAAGTTCGAAAAAATGCCCGTTTTAACAGTAACATTGATTTGAATTATCGATCTGGTAAAATCAACGTATATGGTAGTTATGGAGCAAATGCATCCAAGAGTAAGAATTACGGGTTTGTTTACAAGGAAAATGACAACACACGACAAGATTTCTTAATTAATGATAACAACAAGTCTCACTTGCTTAAAGTAGGAGTTGATTATTACATCAATGATAAAAACACCTTATCCGTATATACAAATCAAAATATATATGATGGAAAAACGAATGTAGATACAGAAATTAACTTCTTGTCTGCTCCAGAAAACAATATTGCTCAAATCCTACGAAATAATGGAGATAATACAAGTGCTAGTTATAACCTGGATTTCAAACACGATTTTGAAAAAGAAGGACATAATATCGAATTAGAAATAGATTATAATGATTATGAAGGAGAATCGAATGACGCCTTTAGTTTTAACAATAGAGGGGGGTATGTAGATACTATTGATAATGACCGACAAAATACTACAATCAATCTGGATTATGTCAACCCTTTATCTGAAACAACAAAACTAGAGTTAGGATACGAAGCGAGAATAAGAAGAACGGATAACCAATACGCTTCTACTTTTTTTCCAAGCTCCAAATATGAGTATGACAGAAATATTCATTTCTTATATGCTACGTATGGCAGCACATTCGAGAAATGGGCGTATCAGATTGGGGCTCGTGTAGAGAGCTATGAGGTAGAAGCAACTCTCAATGAGAATAAAGTATTCGAAGATGATTATATTACGGTATACCCTTCTGCTTTTATTTCCTATACTCCGGGAGAAAAAAACAGTTATCAAATCAGCTATAGCAGACGTGTGGACAGACCAGGGTTAAATCAAGTAAACCCAATTCGAGAATGGAGCACTCCAAGAATTACTTCTTTAGGAAACCCTTCATTAGATCCTCAATTCACGAATTCCATTGAAGCAAATTACACAAGAAGACTCAATAAAGGTTCCATCACAGGAGGAGTATTCTACAGATTGGTAAATGATGAAATTAGTCAAACATTAATAAAAAACCCTGAAGTAGAAGATGGACAAATTCTAACATTTGCTAATTTTGACAATAACAGCGCCTATGGTATAGAATTATCCTCAAACTATAGACCTGCAAAATGGTGGAACTTTAATGCCAGCTTCGATTTGTATAGCCAAACCCAAAAAGGAATCGTTGATGGAAAACAAAAAGAAGTAGATGCAGCCATATATAGTATCAGAATGAATAATAATTTCAAGGTATCAAAAGATTTAACATTTCAATTATTTGGTTTTTATCGCGGAGATCAGGAGGGAATACAATTCAAAACAAAACCTTTTTACTTTGTAAATGCAGGAGCCAGATATAATATTATGAAAGGAAAAGGAACTCTTAGTTTCAATTACAACGATGTATTTAACACCATGAGATTCAGATTTGAAGGAGAAGACCCTTATCGACAAAACGGAGCTTTTAAAGCTGAAACACAAACAATCTTTGTCGGAATGTCGTATCGATTTGGAGGTGGTAAAAACAGAAAAGTATCTAGAAAACGTAGAGATGACAATGAAAAATCAGGAGGAGGATTATTATAA
- the htpG gene encoding molecular chaperone HtpG, translating into MATGNINVSVENIFPLIKKFLYSDHEIFLRELISNATDATLKLKHLTNIGEAKIEYGNPIIEIKIDKDKKQLHIIDQGLGMTAEEVEKYINQVAFSGAEEFLEKYKDSAKDSGIIGHFGLGFYSAFMVADKVEIITKSYKDEPAAHWTCDGSPSYTLESHSKSERGTEIILHINEEETEFLEDSKISELLVKYNKFMPVPIKFGTKTETLPKPEGAKEEDPAPTQEVDNIINNPNPAWTKQPSELKEEDYKGFYRELYPMQFEEPLFNIHLNVDYPFNLTGILYFPKLGQDMNMQKDRIQLYQNQVFVTDNVEGIVPEFLTMLRGVIDSPDIPLNVSRSYLQADGAVKKISSYITRKVADKLNSLFKNDREDFQQKWNDIKVVIEYGMLSEDKFFEKADKFALYPTVDDTYFTFEELREKIKDNQTDKDDKLVILYASNKDEQHAYINTAKEKGYEVLLLDSPIVSHLIQKLETSKENVTFARVDADHINNLIKKDEETISKLTDEEKETLKGDLEKVIPSDKYTVQLEAMDSNASPFMITQPEFMRRMKEMQQTGGGGMNMFGNMPEMYNLVVNTNHDLVGEIFNTKTDKKKERLIKQSLDLAKLSQNLLKGEELTEFIKRSFDMIK; encoded by the coding sequence ATGGCAACAGGGAATATTAATGTATCTGTAGAGAATATTTTTCCTTTAATTAAAAAGTTCTTGTATTCTGATCATGAGATCTTCTTAAGAGAATTAATCTCAAATGCAACTGATGCAACATTAAAACTTAAACACCTAACCAATATTGGTGAAGCTAAAATAGAATATGGAAATCCTATAATCGAAATAAAAATTGACAAGGATAAAAAACAGCTTCATATCATAGATCAGGGGCTTGGAATGACCGCTGAAGAGGTTGAAAAATATATCAATCAGGTTGCTTTTTCGGGAGCTGAAGAATTCTTGGAAAAATATAAAGATAGTGCGAAAGATTCCGGGATAATAGGTCATTTTGGTCTTGGTTTTTATTCTGCTTTTATGGTTGCAGATAAAGTAGAGATTATCACCAAGTCATATAAAGATGAACCCGCAGCTCATTGGACGTGTGATGGTTCTCCCTCTTACACATTGGAATCACATTCCAAATCAGAAAGAGGAACAGAGATTATACTACATATCAATGAAGAAGAAACTGAATTTTTAGAAGATTCTAAAATCAGTGAATTACTGGTTAAGTACAATAAGTTTATGCCTGTTCCTATCAAATTTGGAACAAAAACAGAAACATTGCCTAAACCAGAAGGGGCAAAAGAAGAAGATCCAGCTCCGACGCAAGAAGTTGACAACATCATCAACAATCCAAATCCAGCCTGGACCAAACAGCCTAGTGAATTAAAAGAAGAAGATTATAAAGGTTTTTACAGAGAATTGTACCCAATGCAATTCGAAGAACCTCTTTTTAACATTCACTTAAATGTTGATTACCCTTTTAATCTTACAGGTATCTTGTATTTCCCTAAACTGGGACAGGATATGAATATGCAGAAAGATCGTATTCAATTATACCAAAACCAAGTATTTGTTACGGATAATGTAGAAGGAATTGTTCCTGAATTTCTTACAATGCTAAGAGGAGTTATTGACTCTCCTGATATCCCGTTAAATGTTTCTCGTTCTTACCTTCAGGCAGATGGAGCTGTAAAGAAAATATCCAGCTATATCACCCGTAAGGTGGCCGACAAACTAAATTCTTTATTCAAAAACGACAGAGAAGATTTCCAGCAAAAATGGAATGATATAAAAGTAGTGATAGAATATGGAATGTTGTCTGAAGATAAGTTTTTTGAAAAAGCAGACAAGTTTGCATTATATCCAACTGTAGACGACACCTATTTTACATTTGAAGAACTACGAGAAAAGATAAAAGACAACCAGACAGATAAAGATGACAAATTAGTAATCCTTTATGCCTCTAATAAAGACGAGCAACACGCTTATATAAACACCGCTAAGGAAAAAGGATACGAAGTTCTTTTATTAGACTCTCCAATTGTATCACACCTGATACAAAAACTGGAAACCAGCAAAGAGAATGTCACTTTTGCACGTGTAGATGCTGATCATATTAACAATCTGATCAAGAAAGATGAGGAAACTATTTCTAAACTCACAGATGAAGAAAAAGAAACACTAAAAGGAGATTTAGAAAAAGTTATTCCATCTGATAAATACACCGTACAATTAGAGGCAATGGACAGCAATGCTTCTCCTTTTATGATTACTCAGCCGGAATTTATGAGACGTATGAAAGAAATGCAGCAAACCGGTGGTGGTGGAATGAACATGTTTGGTAATATGCCAGAAATGTACAACCTGGTTGTCAATACAAACCATGATCTAGTCGGAGAAATCTTTAATACCAAAACAGATAAAAAGAAAGAACGTTTAATCAAGCAGTCGCTAGACCTTGCTAAACTTTCTCAGAATTTATTAAAAGGAGAAGAATTAACAGAGTTTATAAAAAGAAGCTTTGATATGATCAAATAA
- a CDS encoding 3-oxoacyl-ACP synthase III family protein: MYTSRISGLGSYVPENIVTNDDLSQLMDTNDEWIQERTGIKERRHIKKGDGNSTAKMGVKAAKIALERAKLTPGDIDMIIFATLSPDMYFPGGGVQVQEMMGMKTIPALDIRNQCSGFVYAISVGDQFIKTGMYKNILIIGSENHSGGLDMTTRGRSVSVIFGDGAGAAVLTRSEDAGRGVLSTHLHSEGAHAKELSLIGPSTERWVPELIEENPQEEIPYYPYMNGQFVFKNAVVRFSEVINEGLQANNLSSSDIDMLIPHQANLRISQFVQKKFQLSDDQVYNNIQKYGNTTAASIPIALTEAWEEGKIKEGDTVVLAAFGSGFTWGSAIIKW; the protein is encoded by the coding sequence ATGTATACTTCAAGAATATCAGGATTAGGAAGCTATGTTCCGGAAAATATTGTAACCAATGATGATTTATCTCAATTAATGGATACGAATGACGAGTGGATTCAGGAGCGCACAGGGATAAAAGAAAGACGTCATATTAAAAAAGGGGATGGTAATAGTACGGCTAAGATGGGGGTTAAAGCTGCGAAGATTGCTTTGGAACGGGCGAAACTAACACCAGGGGATATTGATATGATTATTTTTGCAACCTTAAGTCCTGATATGTATTTTCCAGGGGGAGGAGTGCAGGTTCAGGAGATGATGGGGATGAAAACAATTCCAGCATTGGATATTCGTAATCAGTGTAGTGGTTTTGTTTATGCTATTTCTGTTGGGGATCAATTTATAAAGACCGGAATGTATAAAAACATCCTTATTATTGGTAGTGAAAATCATAGTGGTGGACTGGATATGACCACTAGAGGTCGGTCTGTTTCGGTTATTTTTGGAGATGGAGCAGGTGCGGCTGTTCTAACAAGAAGTGAAGATGCAGGGAGAGGAGTGTTATCGACACACTTGCATAGTGAAGGAGCACATGCCAAAGAGTTATCGCTGATCGGTCCCAGTACAGAAAGATGGGTACCTGAATTGATCGAAGAAAACCCGCAAGAGGAAATCCCATATTATCCTTATATGAATGGACAATTTGTGTTTAAAAATGCAGTAGTTCGTTTTTCAGAGGTGATTAATGAAGGGTTGCAAGCAAATAACTTATCTAGTTCTGATATTGATATGTTAATTCCTCATCAAGCTAACTTGAGGATTTCTCAATTTGTGCAGAAAAAGTTTCAGTTGTCGGATGATCAGGTCTACAATAATATTCAGAAATATGGTAATACAACTGCTGCTTCTATCCCGATTGCTCTGACAGAAGCCTGGGAAGAAGGAAAGATAAAAGAAGGAGACACAGTGGTACTGGCAGCATTTGGTAGTGGATTTACATGGGGAAGTGCTATTATAAAATGGTAG
- a CDS encoding CoA-binding protein: MMKKTLVLGASLKEDRYSNRAIKKLINYNHHTVALGAREGTVAGVSIETDKLPFDAVDTVTMYLNPENQKAYYDYILELSPKRVLFNPGTENPEFYEKLKNANIAIEEACTLVLLSTDQY; the protein is encoded by the coding sequence ATTATGAAAAAAACACTTGTTTTAGGAGCTTCGTTAAAAGAAGACAGGTACTCTAATCGCGCCATTAAAAAATTAATAAATTACAATCATCATACAGTAGCCTTAGGAGCAAGAGAAGGAACTGTAGCTGGGGTGTCTATAGAAACGGATAAACTTCCTTTTGATGCAGTTGATACCGTTACAATGTATCTAAATCCGGAAAATCAGAAGGCGTATTATGATTATATTTTAGAACTTTCGCCTAAACGAGTGTTATTTAATCCAGGAACTGAAAATCCAGAATTTTACGAAAAATTAAAAAATGCAAATATTGCTATAGAAGAGGCTTGTACTTTGGTGTTACTTTCTACGGATCAGTATTAA
- a CDS encoding YdeI/OmpD-associated family protein, giving the protein MNNEIPLVDNTYLLQKFPGKGGWTYAHLPEIKPDKTTPFGWVIVKGTIDDYQLQHHKLMPMGDTTLFLPVKAVIRKKINKSAGDYVRIRLFKDTTTLLIPDEITQCLQNESNDIYQKFLSLKEGTKKSYLDWIYSAKKDETKAARILQMMDELACH; this is encoded by the coding sequence ATGAATAACGAAATCCCATTAGTAGACAACACCTATTTATTGCAGAAATTCCCAGGAAAAGGAGGATGGACTTACGCACATTTACCAGAAATAAAACCTGACAAAACAACTCCATTTGGGTGGGTTATAGTAAAAGGCACTATTGACGATTATCAATTACAACACCATAAATTAATGCCTATGGGAGACACCACATTATTCCTCCCTGTTAAAGCTGTAATACGAAAAAAAATAAATAAATCCGCCGGTGACTATGTTAGAATACGTTTATTCAAAGATACTACGACACTTCTAATCCCTGATGAGATTACACAATGTTTACAAAACGAATCTAACGATATTTATCAAAAGTTTTTATCCCTAAAAGAAGGAACTAAAAAGTCTTATCTAGATTGGATTTATTCTGCAAAAAAAGACGAAACAAAAGCAGCCCGTATTTTACAAATGATGGATGAATTAGCTTGTCACTAA
- a CDS encoding sodium:solute symporter, with amino-acid sequence MQPTHIIILIASYFIVLLIISHFTGKNSENDTFFNANKQSPWYIVAFGMIGASLSGVTFISVPGWVEASQFSYMQMVLGYTLGYLVIGTVLLPLYYRLNLTSIYTYLETRFGLYAYKTGASFFLISRVIGASFRLFLVANVLQTIIFDSLHIPFWVTVIITILLIWLYTFKSGIKTIVWTDTLQTLFMLIALGVAIYYVSQDLGINGTNILAYVMDDPNSKIFFFEDIKDSKYFWKQFLSGAFIAIVMTGLDQDMMQKNLTCRSLKDAQKNMFWFTIVLTFVNFVFLALGLLLTQYASQNGIEAQRDKLFPYIATQSDLGIGIAIFFVLGLIAAAYSSADSALTSLTTSFSIDIIDIKKRIAPDRQVNVRKLIHILFSILLILVIIIFKYAIADESVIAKLFKFAGFTYGPLLGLYAFGLFTTLKVSDRQVPFICIFSVLLSIIINFSFQIFVYLSTKSTWNEAAEVASSTYYQFGFEILIINGAITFIGLLASSVLILIRRK; translated from the coding sequence ATGCAACCCACTCACATTATTATCTTAATAGCTTCCTACTTTATAGTACTATTAATCATTTCTCATTTTACGGGAAAAAACTCGGAAAACGATACATTTTTTAATGCGAACAAACAATCTCCATGGTACATAGTTGCCTTTGGTATGATCGGAGCCTCTCTTAGTGGGGTTACTTTTATTTCTGTTCCTGGCTGGGTAGAAGCATCTCAATTCAGTTACATGCAGATGGTCCTGGGATACACACTGGGGTACCTAGTAATTGGAACTGTATTACTTCCTCTTTACTATAGACTGAATCTCACTTCGATATATACCTATCTGGAGACTCGTTTTGGGCTATACGCATACAAAACAGGCGCTTCTTTCTTCCTTATTTCCAGAGTCATAGGCGCTAGCTTCAGATTATTCCTGGTGGCAAATGTATTACAGACTATCATTTTTGACAGTCTCCATATACCATTTTGGGTTACAGTTATTATTACCATTCTTCTTATTTGGTTATATACTTTCAAATCCGGAATAAAAACAATTGTATGGACAGACACCTTACAGACACTATTTATGCTTATAGCTCTTGGAGTTGCTATTTATTACGTATCTCAAGATCTAGGGATAAACGGAACAAATATTCTTGCGTATGTAATGGATGATCCGAATTCCAAAATATTCTTTTTTGAAGACATAAAAGACAGTAAATATTTCTGGAAACAATTCCTATCAGGTGCATTCATAGCAATCGTTATGACAGGTTTGGATCAGGACATGATGCAAAAAAACCTGACCTGCAGAAGCCTAAAAGATGCACAAAAAAACATGTTTTGGTTTACAATCGTTTTAACTTTTGTCAATTTCGTTTTTCTGGCTTTAGGGCTATTACTTACACAATATGCTTCTCAAAATGGAATAGAAGCACAACGCGATAAGCTCTTTCCATATATCGCTACACAAAGTGATCTAGGAATAGGAATCGCCATATTCTTTGTCCTTGGATTAATCGCTGCCGCATATAGTAGTGCTGATAGTGCCCTCACCTCCCTAACCACCTCCTTTAGTATTGATATTATAGATATAAAGAAAAGGATAGCTCCGGATCGACAAGTTAACGTCAGAAAATTAATTCATATTCTGTTTTCCATACTGCTCATCCTGGTAATAATTATATTCAAATATGCCATAGCCGATGAAAGTGTAATTGCTAAACTCTTCAAATTTGCTGGTTTCACATACGGTCCTTTACTCGGTCTATATGCATTTGGGCTTTTCACAACATTAAAAGTTTCTGACAGACAGGTTCCTTTTATATGTATTTTTTCTGTATTATTATCTATAATAATAAACTTCTCTTTTCAGATTTTTGTTTACCTCTCTACAAAAAGCACCTGGAATGAAGCTGCTGAAGTTGCTTCCAGCACCTATTATCAATTTGGTTTTGAAATATTAATAATTAATGGAGCGATTACTTTTATTGGACTATTAGCGTCCTCAGTTTTAATACTGATCCGTAGAAAGTAA
- a CDS encoding phytanoyl-CoA dioxygenase family protein translates to MKNRFLTYGFSHLDALISIDEVYELRSTYNELLLDKKRTAGLRSDLSGGKGVEEVERITQIMRPSSIEASLSQSIAYQRALLWAKELLGEDMELDFDMMINKAPYTDTETPWHQDAAYWIDMPDKRAVSCWIALDDVYEDNGCMWFNPVGPDEGVLTHKALPNGGALYCDAETNLAQSIPLNPGGCTFHNGFVLHYSKGNVTPNQRRALILNFRPADMIALERKQGVDHTGKRAFRNKQGN, encoded by the coding sequence ATGAAAAATAGATTTTTGACCTATGGTTTTTCCCATTTAGATGCATTAATATCTATAGATGAGGTGTATGAACTAAGAAGTACGTATAATGAGTTGTTGCTTGATAAAAAAAGGACGGCAGGGTTACGAAGTGATTTGTCAGGAGGAAAAGGAGTAGAGGAGGTAGAGCGAATTACGCAAATAATGAGACCAAGTAGTATCGAAGCATCTTTGTCTCAAAGCATCGCTTATCAGAGAGCTTTATTATGGGCAAAGGAGCTGTTAGGAGAAGATATGGAACTGGATTTTGATATGATGATAAACAAAGCTCCTTATACAGATACAGAAACCCCATGGCATCAGGATGCAGCGTATTGGATAGATATGCCGGATAAGCGTGCGGTAAGTTGCTGGATAGCTTTGGATGATGTGTATGAGGATAATGGTTGTATGTGGTTTAACCCTGTGGGACCAGATGAAGGTGTGTTGACACATAAAGCTTTGCCTAATGGAGGAGCTTTGTATTGTGATGCGGAAACAAATTTAGCACAGAGTATTCCTTTGAACCCGGGCGGATGCACGTTCCATAATGGTTTTGTACTTCATTATAGTAAGGGAAATGTAACGCCGAATCAAAGAAGGGCATTGATCCTTAATTTTAGACCAGCGGACATGATCGCCCTGGAAAGAAAACAAGGAGTAGATCATACAGGAAAAAGAGCATTTAGAAATAAACAGGGAAACTAA
- a CDS encoding sugar phosphate isomerase/epimerase codes for MEIKFIYPRWGSGDVNWTEFFKKVKEAGYDGVEIDLPLRGIEKYDVLNRLKDYELEFVGQHWETKDVKFSDHKENFKRHLYNLVEAEPLFVNSHTGMDFFSFSQNGELLLLAEEIEDETGVRIIHETHRSRFCFAAHIGALFLKEFPFLKLTADFSHWCCVAESLLENQKVSVEKAIDHSFHIHARVGSSQSPQIIDPRDELYKEEFTVFMGWWNKIIDKALSRKDDYITITPEYGPFPYTLYAPNTTQALGNQWEINEFIRKEIMLKRKQVLGSV; via the coding sequence ATGGAGATTAAATTTATTTATCCTAGATGGGGGAGTGGAGATGTAAATTGGACTGAATTTTTTAAAAAAGTAAAAGAGGCAGGGTATGATGGCGTCGAGATAGACCTGCCATTGCGAGGAATCGAGAAATATGATGTCCTGAATCGATTAAAAGATTACGAGTTAGAGTTTGTAGGACAGCATTGGGAGACTAAAGATGTGAAGTTTTCTGATCACAAAGAGAATTTTAAAAGACATTTGTATAACTTAGTGGAAGCAGAACCTTTATTTGTTAATTCTCATACAGGAATGGATTTCTTTTCTTTTTCGCAAAATGGAGAATTACTGTTGTTAGCCGAAGAAATTGAAGATGAAACAGGGGTTCGAATTATTCATGAGACACATCGGTCGAGGTTTTGTTTCGCAGCTCATATAGGAGCGCTGTTTCTAAAAGAATTTCCTTTTCTGAAACTGACAGCAGATTTTTCGCATTGGTGTTGTGTAGCAGAATCTCTTTTAGAAAATCAGAAGGTTTCTGTAGAAAAAGCTATAGATCATAGCTTTCATATTCATGCTAGAGTAGGTTCGTCTCAGAGTCCACAAATCATAGATCCGAGAGATGAACTTTATAAAGAAGAGTTTACTGTATTTATGGGGTGGTGGAATAAAATAATAGATAAGGCATTATCCAGAAAAGATGATTATATAACAATTACTCCAGAGTATGGTCCTTTTCCGTATACATTATATGCTCCTAATACTACACAGGCTTTAGGGAATCAATGGGAGATTAATGAATTTATCCGAAAGGAAATTATGCTAAAGAGAAAACAAGTTCTTGGTAGTGTTTGA
- a CDS encoding AraC family transcriptional regulator: MPNNKAERTVINLNKLGFNRFLQFGHYKYTEAKPKLENHIHEDSIELCFFLKGQQFYRIKNELFQLKGNDIIIISPNTQHSTGTYPEDKGELFWLQVSLNEQEGLLCNLPSHQTNSLLNQLTKNSDIIFKGAHSLKTSLEELMNELQNPTSSLTALKINHLLIHVLLETLNLAQTPTQETSSERLEIINQYIMDNLHRIIYVDELASLIHVSTGYFKPWFRKNTGITPKEYINRIKIEKAKILLSQKKSVTQVAFDLGYNSSQYFATSFKKFTGITPKSFLLSHKLFPKRNS; encoded by the coding sequence ATGCCTAACAACAAAGCAGAAAGAACCGTTATCAACCTAAACAAACTTGGATTCAATCGCTTTCTGCAATTCGGGCATTACAAATACACAGAAGCTAAACCCAAACTGGAAAATCACATTCATGAGGATAGTATTGAATTATGCTTCTTTCTAAAAGGGCAACAATTCTATCGCATCAAAAACGAGTTATTTCAATTAAAAGGGAATGACATTATCATCATTTCTCCTAATACACAACACAGTACTGGCACCTATCCAGAAGATAAAGGTGAATTATTTTGGCTACAGGTCTCTCTTAACGAACAAGAAGGATTGCTCTGCAACCTTCCCTCTCATCAAACAAACTCTCTTTTGAACCAACTCACTAAAAATTCAGATATAATTTTTAAAGGAGCTCATTCCCTTAAAACCTCACTAGAGGAGTTAATGAACGAACTACAAAATCCTACCTCCTCACTAACAGCATTAAAAATAAACCACTTATTGATTCATGTACTTCTAGAAACATTAAATCTTGCGCAAACCCCAACTCAGGAAACATCATCAGAACGCCTGGAGATCATTAATCAATACATCATGGACAATCTTCATCGTATTATTTATGTAGATGAACTAGCTAGTCTTATTCATGTATCTACCGGATATTTTAAACCCTGGTTTAGAAAAAATACAGGTATTACCCCCAAAGAATACATTAACAGAATAAAAATAGAGAAAGCAAAAATCCTTTTGTCTCAAAAAAAATCAGTCACTCAAGTTGCTTTTGACTTAGGATATAACAGCTCCCAATATTTTGCTACTTCCTTTAAAAAATTCACAGGAATCACTCCCAAATCCTTTCTTCTTTCGCACAAGTTATTCCCTAAAAGAAACAGCTAA